In Papilio machaon chromosome W, ilPapMach1.1, whole genome shotgun sequence, a single genomic region encodes these proteins:
- the LOC123723025 gene encoding uncharacterized protein LOC123723025: MNVSDYDNKINTLLNDSSTYQLMNNNPTQRVNRETLALINKHKDVLPSDVHKHLIQPRIVQPPKLYGLPKVHKDNVPLRPIVSQIDSPTYYLAKHVANVLQPLVGRTTSHVKDSRHVVNILRDTRVEADEIMVSFDVDSLFTNVPIKDSIDVIKVILSKNNIPMEYAKLLEHCLVTSYFLYNGQYYKQIDGVAMGSPVAPVVANIWMEHFENIAITATPSPVKLWKRYVDDVFCIMRGNQADIECYLSYLNSIHDKIKFTCEVEKERKLPFLDVLVKVRPDGSLGHSVYRKPTHTDRYLHASSHHHPLHLNAVVTSLVNRAHDLCDKDHLPGELEHLSNVLRRNGYDGKLKARRHKRNRPMEVARQPAFLPYVRGVTDKLSKILSKYAIKTIFTPDSKIAQKLRSPKDRIPFETPGVYKINCSCGSSYIGQTKRTITSRIKEHIRAVKNNDPQKSAIAEHLLDPSTNHWIELHSPQVLSTERHYIPRLVREAIEIAKCKNFNREDGFKLSSAWNPVIQYYNKTGQQPTSSTRTNVDTIIEEPT; encoded by the exons ATGAATGTTAGCGActatgataataaaatcaacactTTGCTAAATGATTCTTCTACTTATCAACTCATGAATAACAACCCTACGCAACGAGTGAATCGGGAAACTCTAGCTTTAATCAACAAACATAAAGATGTACTGCCATCAGACGTCCATAAGCATCTAATACAGCCTAGAATAGTGCAGCCACCTAAACTGTATGGTTTGCCGAAGGTCCATAAAGACAATGTCCCACTCAGACCCATAGTGAGCCAAATTGACTCACCCACGTATTACCTGGCAAAACATGTTGCGAATGTGCTGCAACCTTTAGTGGGTCGTACAACATCTCACGTGAAGGATTCTCGACATGTCGTAAACATCTTAAGAGACACTAGAGTTGAAGCGGATGAGATCATGGTCAGTTTCGACGTCGATTCGCTCTTCACCAATGTACCCATTAAAGATAGCATAGATGTCATAAAGGTGATTCTGAGTAAAAATAACATCCCGATGGAATATGCCAAGTTACTTGAACACTGCTTGGTTACGAGTTACTTTCTGTACAATGGTCAGTATTATAAACAGATTGATGGCGTGGCTATGGGAAGCCCTGTTGCCCCCGTAGTTGCTAACATCTGGATGgaacattttgaaaacattgcCATCACAGCCACACCATCACCAGTTAAACTGTGGAAAAGATACGTAGATGACGTTTTTTGTATTATGAGGGGTAACCAGGCAGACATCGAGTGTTACTTGTCATATCTCAACAGCATCCACGACAAAATAAAGTTCACCTGTGAGGTAGAAAAAGAGAGGAAACTACCTTTTTTGGACGTTTTAGTTAAGGTTCGACCGGATGGATCACTCGGCCACTCTGTGTACCGGAAGCCAACTCACACTGACAGGTACCTTCACGCGAGCTCACACCATCATCCACTACACCTGAACGCTGTAGTGACGTCACTAGTGAATCGAGCCCATGATCTTTGTGACAAAGATCACTTACCAGGTGAACTCGAACATTTGTCGAACGTACTGCGGCGGAATGGATATGATGGAAAGCTGAAAGCACGACGACACAAACGGAACAGGCCGATGGAGGTGGCGAGACAGCCTGCTTTTCTGCCGTACGTCAGAGGGGTAACTGACAAACTGTCGAAAATTTTGAGCAAATAcgcaataaaaactatttttacccCTGACAGTAAGATAGCACAAAAACTGCGATCGCCCAAAGACCGTATTCCGTTTGAAACACCCGGTGTCTACAAAATCAACTGCAGCTGCGGCAGCTCGTATATAGGACAAACCAAGCGCACCATCACCAGTCGCATAAAGGAACATATACGAGCTGTTAAAAACAACGATCCTCAGAAGTCGGCAATAGCTGAACACCTTTTGGACCCCTCCACCAATCACTGGATTGAACTTCATAGTCCCCAGGTACTATCGACAGAACGCCACTACATACCAAGATTGGTAAGAGAAGCGATTGAAATTGCTAAATGCAAAAATTTCAATCGCGAAGATGGGTTTAAATTGTCGAGTGCCTGGAATCCAGTGATCCAGTATTACAACAAGACTGGACAGCAACCGACTTCGAGTACGCGCACAAATGTGGACACA ATAATTGAAGAACCTACTTAA